A single window of Anomaloglossus baeobatrachus isolate aAnoBae1 chromosome 9, aAnoBae1.hap1, whole genome shotgun sequence DNA harbors:
- the ECH1 gene encoding delta(3,5)-Delta(2,4)-dienoyl-CoA isomerase, mitochondrial: protein MAVMRGLLRRDLQKAILGIRNMSAEAALSSYSYETLKVTAPADHIYHVEINRPEKRNAMNKAFWREMVLCFQALGADSNCRAVVISGSGKMFTSGIDLMDLASDFVQPTGEDAARIAWGIRKKITEYQESFSVIEKCTKPVIAAVHNGCIGGGVDLVTACDIRYCSQDAYFQVKEVDVGLAADVGTLQRLPNIIGNRSLVNELAFTARKMMSDEALSSGLVSRVFPDKASLLSAAFDLATEIASKSPVAVQGTKVNLLYARDHSVEESLNYMATWNMSMLQTQDIMTSAQAALQKKTPKDVTFSKL, encoded by the exons ATGGCTGTGATGCGAGGACTCCTGAGGAGAG ACCTTCAAAAGGCGATCCTGGGTATCCGAAATATGTCAGCCGAGGCGGCACTGTCCTCCTACAGCTATGAGACGCTGAAAGTCACCGCTCCAGCTGATCACATCTACCATGTGGAGATAAACCGCCCAGAGAAGAGGAACGCAATGAATAAGGCTTTCTGGAG GGAGATGGTCCTTTGCTTTCAGGCTCTCGGAGCAGATTCCAATTGCCGGGCAGTTGTCATCTCTGGTTCTGGGAAAATGTTCACATCAG GGATCGATCTCATGGATCTGGCCAGTGACTTTGTACAGCCGACGGGAGAAGACGCTGCCAGGATTGCCTGGGGCATTCGCAAGAAGATCACTGAATATCAAGAATCTTTTTCTGTTATCGAGAAG TGCACGAAGCCGGTGATTGCAGCAGTCCACAATGGTTGTATCGGAGGAG GTGTGGATCTCGTCACTGCCTGTGACATTCGTTACTGCTCCCAAGATGCCTATTTCCAAGTTAAG GAGGTGGATGTGGGTTTGGCGGCCGATGTGGGAACCCTTCAGCGTTTGCCGAATATTATTGGGAACAGAAG CTTGGTGAATGAGCTGGCCTTTACTGCTAGGAAGATGATGTCAGATGAAGCCTTGAGCAGCGGACTAGTCAG CCGAGTATTTCCAGATAAGGCCTCCCTCCTTAGTGCCGCTTTTGACCTTGCCACTGAAATTGCCAGTAAGAGCCCCGTTGCCGTCCAAGGAACTAAAGTGAACTTGCTGTATGCGCGAGATCACTCGGTGGAGGAGAGTCTGAATTACATG GCCACCTGGAACATGAGCATGCTGCAAACCCAGGACATCATGACGTCTGCTCAGGCCGCCCTGCAGAAGAAGACCCCAAAAGACGTCACATTTTCTAAGCTTTAG